Genomic segment of Arachis stenosperma cultivar V10309 chromosome 4, arast.V10309.gnm1.PFL2, whole genome shotgun sequence:
ACCCTCACGCCTCATCATATCTAAAAAGTGACACCCCTCTTAAAAGATCCTGTGCCTTGAAACCTACACTTTGTTAATGTCTTATGTATATATTAAACATAACCAAGAAAGACATACTTTATGTTAATGTAACAAGCAGCTTACCATTCCCCTTAACATAAATGCGAAAGTATTGGCATCATATTGATTGTTCTTCATATCAGCAACCAATTGATCAAAAGAATCTGGCAGGTTTAGATCAGGTGGGATTTCCTCAGTCTTAACTTCGTTAAGAATCTTGTAAAAATCTCTAACCAGTCTCTGCAGAATCATAAATATTATCACCATGAGAATTCAGATAGTAGTGCCATAATAAAATCTTTAGAAGTCATGATGATAAAATTTATTACCCCTGAATCATCAACTCTACCGAGAAGCCTTGGTCCCAACCGCCTACCTAAACAATCTGGAGCACAAAACATGGAAACAATAAGCATTCTAAAAATACCAGAAAATAATGAACATCTATAATCACCTAACTGACAAACATGAAATACCAGAGGCTAAACACGGCAAATATTGCCCCAAAATGTTTTCATTCATTAGCAGTTTTTCAGCTAAAAAAACACACAAGGAAATATTAATTCCTCACATGACAGAATCAACACCTCACTACAGATTTCATCAATAttcaaagtgggagaaaaactCCCTCCATATGAAATGCCTAAATGGCAAAAATCAGCTGACCACACTTCAGCTTCAGAACTATCTAGTACGTTCAATAAATAAACTAGCATCCCAAAATATCACTTGCTTACAAAAGGAAACAAAATCCTAAATCACTTATTTCATCCAAGGATGCTTAGCCCCTCGCTGACTCACTTGATCAATTTGTGCACTTTAAACAATCCAAATCCGCATATTTGGCAACTCTTTTTTTCCATGACCATTTTCATTCCAAGCTATTCAGAACCTAAAATAACCTTAATCCAAACACAACCTGGAATAAATCCATCATCCAAGGGAACCAAATCCTAAATCACTTATTTGATCCAAGTATGCTTAACCCCTCTCTAACTTCTATGAATGTGTGCACCTTAGAGGAGCTAAATCCGCATATTTGGCAACcgttttttttattcaaattaaatccaTGATCCATCCCTCAATATATTAAACTAAGACAACACATATATCAACACAGGTAAACCATAAAATCAAGATCTACATCTacattaaaaacaaaacaaactaaACAAAAACAACACTGAGAATGTATGAAATATAAGAATAAGGTGGGATTTAGAATTAAAAGGGGTACCAAATGAGGAGCACTTGTTGACACCTTCAAGGGTGACAAGAGCCGTGAGAATGAAGACAAAGGGCAACAAGAATGCGAGTATGAGTATTGTGTGGAAAAGGGTTCGATAAGAGATGTGGCGAGCCGCGACCTTGATCTTCATCAATGCACTGAACCCATTGCTGCTCGATATCGTGAGGCTTCTCATGCTAGGCGAGAAGTGAAGCTGCATCGTCCTCTATGCTGATGCAGCCCCACCGCAGCACCAACGCTACTACACTCTCGCCAAAAcgcagaagcagaagcagaaacaataacgaaataagaagaaagaggaagagacGAAAACGACACCGTTTGAGATGGCGTCAAAACGCGCCACAGCATCAGATCCAACGCCGCAGGACCCAAATGCGCCAAAGCATGTAATCGGTTCCGCGAACGAGAGATCGGGTTCGGATCGGGGCTTCCCCAATCTGGGTAGTGGTGGAATCTGAAAAGTTCgggtttttcttcttcttcttctccttatGAGGTCTTCTAGAAGACCGCATtggggggttttgggggtgtttGTTGCCGAATCGATCCCTTGAATCGATGGTGAAGAATCAATAATCAAGGGGGAGGTTCGTTTTCTTCTTCTGGGTTGGGTTCTGTCGATGAGGTTGAAGTTCCTCTCCCATGGATCAAagaacagagagagagagagaaagagagaaagagaaaagggaagagagagaaaatctgtggtgtgtttttttttaattatttttcttttttctttcgttTTGCTGGTTGATTGATTACTTAGTTTCTgtttacttcttttttttaatttttaattaattattctcAGATTGTTGTGGGTGGCCTTTTCATTGGTCCGATCTATAATTTCGTTTTCCGGgacatttttataattttatgggaaaaataaaaaagaatgacTCAAAACTCAAAAGCGTGTTGGTgatagagagagaaagagagaggtatGAGGTGGGTGGTTTGACCTTGAGATTAGGGAGTAGGAAGCATGATGATTATAATCCTTGGAGCCAAATTTAGATTGTTTTCCCCCCTTTCTTTAGGGATTATGTGGATAGCATTATGTAGGAGAATGTAAATGGTTAACAATTTTGGGATTATTCTTTTTCGTGCAAGTGGAATCATGGGGTTACTTACTGCCTACAACAGTAAATGGAATGTAACAACTCTATCACATGCATCATGCACTAATTTGTTTTCATAGGCAGGGTGAGATAAGTGATATAAATTAATACGAtcatttttagtattttttaaattataaaaaaaataaaataagagtttgatttttgtatttaagattttttaatttttttaaaattaaaattaaaggatttaatttttgtattctgaaaatttgatttttatattttaaattaaacgatgtcatatttaaaattaacaCTCTAATCatttataattatgaaaaatattattattaacccaatataaaagataaaaagtgtAGTTTTAATACCTGGTGTAACGTGAATTGTGTGTGTTTATAAAACATGTACATAAGATGGGTATAGTAGCTGAATAAGCCACATAGTGCCAAATTTAGGCCTCTCCAATTTAGGAGCAATAAGCATAAAGCTACCAAACTTGAccatatattaaaaaatattactagttgaacaaaaaaaaagatcACTAAATCAGTTATAAAcggaaattaatttaattatggaGGGGTTGTTGGTGCTGGACGGTATTATGAAGGGGATGAGAGCTTTATATGCGTATGGTGTCAGTTCACAAACAAATCGGATCCAGGGATTTGTCATAAACAAATCGGATCCAGGGACTTGCCAGAAGTAAATCGGACCGAGGGACTTGTAGTAACCATGCggaccaaattttttttaacaaacaaAACGGACCATGCGATTACCTTcaatgattataaaaataaactaCCTGCATGTACAAGTTGCAGGGTCCCATTTCCTTGTCTCGTCTCCATGCAAAACGGACCCTCCGATTTCCTCAGGAAAAGCTAAAAAAGGAAATCATTGGGTCCGATTTCTCATCAACAActctgacaaaaaaaattatcccACATATTGGTGTAGCTCCTCTTTATCCCATAACCCAAGACAACACACCCACCACTTCCATAACCAAATTAATCAGCCCAGTTATAAACACGAAATATATATTTAGAACTGccaaatatatatttatatataattaagtaatgactaattttttatagacataacataattaaaaaataattaacaattgAGAGGTATTTTTTTTGGTTGTCAATTGAGaggtattttattattttcagcttCTAAATTCTCTTTTTGGTTCACAAACCCTttgctaatatttttttttttaaaaaattgtttggGGCTTAAAATAATTTGGGTCAATAATTGTTTTGGACCCAAAACTTTTCTTTTGGGTTTTTTTTCTACAGCAGCTCTAGTGCTCTACACTTCCACGCTATCTCCTTCTTCCCCacagagagagaaagaaaaactaGAGAGAGAAAGCTGAgctagagagagagaaagagagtgtGTGGCGATGAGTGTGGCACCTTCACGACAAGaaattctctctcttttccGTTCGCTGATACGAGTAGCTCGAACCTTCCCAGATTATAACATTAGGGAATACATGAAACGACGCACCATCGATGCGTTTCGCGACAACCGCGCCATCTCCGACGCATCTTCCATTTCCACTGCTTTCTCCGACGGAAAGTCTCAGCTCGAGGTTGCAAAACGACAGTCCGTTGTGTACTCTCTATACGCCCCTCCACTCAGGAGCGTCATGGAGCTCCAAAACCCTAAAACGCCTGCTTAAACCCTAGTCCACTACGGGTATGTAATCCCAACCTGTATCAATtcaatttttctgcttttcttGGGAATATTCGTGGGTTTTCGATTTTATGGTGTTTGATTGGGTTCTTACTATGTGAGTCTTTTTAACTGCGTTGGTATCTATTGGTGCCGTAGGGGTGGTTCTGGATAAATTTGGAATAATTGTTGCTCAATTTAGTGCCTTTTTGaaagtttttattattatctggTGTTGTTTATATCAAATTATTATTCTCTTGGGTGTATGTGCCATGTAATGTGTGGGATGTAGTTCTTGTTTGGTTCCTAGAAGAGGGTTTAGGATTAGGGTTTAA
This window contains:
- the LOC130976968 gene encoding uncharacterized protein LOC130976968 — protein: MSVAPSRQEILSLFRSLIRVARTFPDYNIREYMKRRTIDAFRDNRAISDASSISTAFSDGKSQLEVAKRQSVVYSLYAPPLRSVMELQNPKTPA